AAACTGGTTCACCGCCATGTCGAACACCGGACCGGAATAAACGGTCATCATTTCCTCCACTTTTGTCGCGTTGCTGGGAAACCCGGACGGCCGTCAGCCGTTATACGACGGTATGCCCCAGCCCCCTTAAGGACGGTCGCAGTCTCCTCTATACTCCCATCTCAAGCTGCAAAGACGGCACGGTTGCGAATAATTTCAGCGAATGCATTCGATAACCAGTGCTAATGTAGCGCGCCGGGCCGGGATCACCCATCAGCTCATGACGGAAAACGAATGCAGGCCCTCTTCATCGGACAGACCTATATCGACGTCACCTTCATCACCGACCACATGCCGACCGGCGACGAAAAACATGTGGCCTCCGCCTACGCGGTGTCCTTTGGCGGCAATGCCGTCACCGCGGCGTTCTGCTGCGCCAAGCTCGGCATCGTGCCCGACCTGATCGCGACCATCGCCAACGACTGGCTCGGCCGCATGTTTCAGGACATGGCGGCGAAATACGGAATCTCGATCCATCCGCGCAAGGTCAATTCCTCCTCGCTGTCCTTCATCATGCCAAAGGACGGCAAGCGCGCCATCGTGCGCTGCCGCGACGACGAGCATATCCATCCCTTTCCGATGCTGAATTTGAAGGGCTGCCGCGCGCTGCATGTCGATGGCCATCAGCCGGATGCCGCGATCCACTACGCAAAACTATGCCGCGAGGATGGCATTCTGACCTCGCTCGACGGCGGCGGCCTGCGCACCAACACGCACGAGCTGTTGGAGTTCATAGAC
This portion of the Bradyrhizobium sp. AZCC 2262 genome encodes:
- a CDS encoding sugar kinase — protein: MQALFIGQTYIDVTFITDHMPTGDEKHVASAYAVSFGGNAVTAAFCCAKLGIVPDLIATIANDWLGRMFQDMAAKYGISIHPRKVNSSSLSFIMPKDGKRAIVRCRDDEHIHPFPMLNLKGCRALHVDGHQPDAAIHYAKLCREDGILTSLDGGGLRTNTHELLEFIDVAIVAERLCEQMDKTPNAMLDYLKSRGCRVGGVTMGEQGLLWYDETGAVRKLPALPIAGERVIDTNGAGDVFHGAYVFSYLNNPSKGWQDHFEFARAASTYKIQRLGNEAGLPALADIDAVKQEFQIGRKKEFWD